One window of Jannaschia sp. CCS1 genomic DNA carries:
- a CDS encoding GntR family transcriptional regulator, translating to MTIHAQPKLPEGGKARRVYLSLRDEISTGTLATGARLPGEHKLAESFDVSRITIRRALDALAADGWIEKRAGSGSIVLRQQAEDQRIAADFATLIPQLVEMDRSTTARLLSFSYGAAPEIVAEALGLAKGDRVQTAVRVRYFDDQPFSHLTTHVPESIAESYDEADLATLPLFRLLERSGVAVDSAHQSVTAALAVPNVAEALNVSVGSPLLFVQRVVRDKAGQGVEYLSALYRPDLFRLEMRLARVGAGETRHWEPVIGARDP from the coding sequence GTGACGATCCATGCTCAACCGAAACTGCCGGAAGGCGGCAAAGCCCGCCGGGTTTACCTGTCGCTGCGGGATGAAATTTCGACTGGAACGCTGGCCACAGGCGCACGTCTGCCGGGAGAGCACAAACTGGCGGAAAGTTTCGATGTCAGCCGGATCACCATCCGACGCGCGCTTGATGCGCTGGCAGCGGATGGCTGGATCGAAAAGCGGGCCGGGTCCGGGTCCATCGTCTTGCGGCAGCAGGCGGAAGATCAGCGGATCGCGGCGGATTTCGCGACCCTGATCCCGCAGCTTGTGGAAATGGACCGGAGCACCACGGCGCGGTTGCTGTCGTTCTCCTATGGCGCCGCCCCAGAGATTGTCGCGGAGGCGTTGGGCCTGGCCAAGGGCGACAGGGTGCAGACCGCCGTGCGCGTGCGCTATTTCGACGATCAGCCGTTTTCACACCTGACAACCCACGTCCCCGAAAGCATTGCCGAAAGCTATGACGAGGCCGATCTGGCCACGCTGCCGCTGTTTCGTCTGCTGGAACGAAGCGGCGTTGCCGTGGATTCCGCCCATCAATCGGTGACCGCGGCGTTGGCGGTGCCGAATGTGGCCGAGGCGCTCAACGTCTCGGTCGGCTCACCGCTCCTGTTCGTGCAGCGGGTCGTCCGCGACAAGGCGGGGCAGGGGGTGGAATATCTGTCGGCTCTCTACCGGCCCGACCTCTTCCGTCTGGAGATGCGGCTGGCGCGCGTGGGCGCCGGAGAAACCCGCCATTGGGAACCCGTCATCGGGGCACGCGATCCATGA
- a CDS encoding tautomerase family protein, with protein MPTVEAHLLSGYDPDDKSRLVTALTEAVRFVIPAPDEAITILLHEYPAENYGRGGQMRPPAPARPDPKELVLAYLAAMEARDIEAAQSMLGDGFKMTFPGTAPMTSLAELIDWARDRYTFVQKTYDAVEAFQSGPVAVVYARGGLSGEWPDGAPFSGIRFIDRFEVADGLLIRQDVWNDLAEARGT; from the coding sequence ATGCCGACCGTGGAGGCCCACTTACTGTCCGGCTATGACCCGGACGACAAGAGCCGGCTCGTCACGGCGCTGACGGAGGCCGTCCGATTCGTGATCCCCGCGCCCGATGAGGCGATCACGATCCTTCTGCACGAATACCCGGCTGAGAATTACGGGCGAGGCGGCCAGATGCGACCGCCCGCGCCAGCGCGCCCTGATCCGAAAGAGCTGGTTCTGGCCTATCTCGCCGCGATGGAAGCCCGTGACATCGAGGCGGCGCAATCCATGTTGGGCGACGGGTTCAAGATGACCTTCCCCGGCACTGCCCCGATGACATCGCTGGCGGAATTGATAGACTGGGCGAGGGATCGCTACACCTTCGTCCAGAAGACCTATGATGCGGTCGAAGCGTTCCAGTCCGGCCCTGTCGCCGTGGTCTATGCCCGGGGTGGGCTTTCGGGGGAATGGCCCGATGGCGCTCCGTTTTCCGGGATCCGGTTCATTGATCGGTTTGAGGTCGCAGATGGTCTGCTGATCCGGCAGGACGTGTGGAACGATCTGGCGGAGGCGCGCGGGACATGA
- a CDS encoding hydantoinase B/oxoprolinase family protein — MSEDIDPITLAVLAGRMEQIADEMDATLFRAAFNPIIAEAHDASHGLYHATSGDTLVQGKSGLPIFVGVMSFAVKAVIDKAAEAGDLADGDIYIFNDAHMGGTHLSDMRLVRPYFRDGALFCYLASVGHWHDVGGAVPGNYNPSATDVFQEAFVLPPVKLARGGEIQQDIIDILLRNTRLPQSAMGDLNGQLGALDLGVKRLDELLDEYGPKTVHAGLDALQDRAEVLMRAELSDLPDGRWEAEDFLDNDGITDTALPIRVALEITGDTMVLDFEGTAPVTAGPVNIALPTAVATAYVAIKHIFPDLPANAGVMRPIEVRVPDGSLLSAEFPAPVGGYTETILRMIDVMFSAASQAAPDRVVANAYGTINALSIAGKRANGAPWVMFSFYGGGHGGSVESDGLNHGNAPISTATIPPMEILEAAYPVMFRQWALRPDSAGAGAHRGGLGAVYEIEVLEEKAEAFLFGERGRFAPQGVTGGAPGAMNVFTYEQDDGWKTPPLASKMLGMRLRKGQAVRLETPGGGGYGDPADRSPEAVARDVALGYLSAEAATESYGSAWQECAS; from the coding sequence ATGAGCGAGGATATCGATCCGATCACGTTGGCGGTTCTTGCGGGGCGGATGGAGCAAATTGCCGATGAGATGGACGCGACCCTGTTTCGCGCCGCCTTCAACCCCATCATCGCCGAGGCCCATGATGCCAGCCACGGCCTCTATCACGCGACCAGTGGCGATACGCTGGTGCAAGGCAAGTCGGGCCTGCCGATCTTCGTCGGTGTTATGTCTTTCGCGGTCAAGGCTGTCATCGACAAGGCGGCAGAGGCGGGCGATCTGGCCGATGGCGACATCTATATCTTCAACGATGCGCATATGGGCGGCACACACCTGTCGGACATGCGCCTTGTCCGGCCGTATTTCCGCGATGGGGCGTTGTTCTGCTACCTCGCCTCGGTCGGGCACTGGCACGATGTGGGCGGCGCGGTGCCCGGCAACTATAACCCGTCGGCCACCGATGTGTTTCAGGAAGCCTTCGTGCTGCCACCGGTCAAGCTGGCGCGTGGGGGCGAGATCCAGCAGGACATCATCGACATCCTTTTGCGCAACACCCGGCTGCCGCAATCGGCGATGGGCGATCTGAACGGGCAACTTGGGGCGCTTGATCTGGGCGTGAAGCGCCTTGATGAATTGCTGGATGAATATGGGCCGAAGACGGTCCATGCGGGCCTTGATGCGCTCCAGGATCGGGCCGAGGTCTTGATGCGCGCGGAATTGTCGGACCTGCCGGACGGGCGTTGGGAGGCCGAAGATTTCCTCGACAATGACGGGATTACCGACACCGCCCTGCCGATCCGCGTGGCGCTGGAGATCACCGGCGACACGATGGTGCTCGACTTTGAGGGCACCGCACCCGTCACTGCGGGGCCAGTGAACATCGCCCTGCCCACGGCGGTGGCCACGGCCTATGTCGCGATCAAACACATCTTTCCCGACCTGCCCGCCAATGCAGGTGTGATGCGGCCCATCGAGGTGCGCGTGCCGGACGGCTCGCTGTTGTCGGCAGAGTTCCCGGCCCCGGTGGGCGGCTATACCGAAACCATCCTGCGCATGATCGACGTGATGTTTTCCGCCGCCTCCCAAGCCGCGCCCGACCGGGTCGTGGCCAACGCCTATGGCACGATCAACGCGCTGTCCATCGCCGGCAAGCGCGCGAATGGCGCGCCGTGGGTGATGTTCAGCTTCTACGGCGGCGGGCATGGCGGCAGCGTTGAGAGCGACGGGTTGAACCATGGCAATGCGCCGATCTCCACCGCGACGATCCCACCGATGGAGATCCTTGAGGCGGCCTATCCCGTGATGTTCCGGCAATGGGCACTGCGGCCCGACAGTGCCGGTGCCGGGGCCCATCGCGGCGGGCTTGGGGCCGTCTATGAAATTGAAGTGCTGGAGGAGAAGGCCGAGGCGTTCCTGTTCGGGGAACGCGGGCGGTTTGCGCCGCAAGGTGTGACCGGCGGCGCGCCGGGTGCGATGAACGTCTTCACTTACGAGCAGGACGACGGCTGGAAGACCCCACCGCTGGCCTCCAAGATGCTCGGGATGCGATTGCGGAAGGGGCAGGCCGTGCGCCTTGAGACCCCCGGTGGTGGTGGGTATGGCGATCCTGCGGACCGTTCGCCCGAAGCCGTGGCGCGCGATGTGGCGCTTGGCTACCTGAGTGCTGAGGCGGCGACCGAAAGCTACGGGTCGGCCTGGCAGGAGTGCGCATCATGA
- a CDS encoding hydantoinase/oxoprolinase family protein: MSRMIGVDVGGTFTDVFVLDEDSGVAEVAKVPTTRPDQSGGFLDGIAQRVDDLSGVDVVVHGTTAGTNALLERKGAKIGVITTEGLRDVLEMRRRDRPRTWGLRGDFDPVVPRDLRLEVPERTLADGTIRTPVDLDAVQEAARALIAAGCEAVAILFANAYANPENEARATEAIRAIWPNPHVSCSSEILPEIREFERFSTTALNAYLQPEVSGYIDRLDRALTDGGFGGEFMIVQSNGGVMGTDTACRLPVRTALSGPAAGVIAAGHIARVAGFENVVTGDMGGTSFDVALIAEGQSQIAAQNAVDFGMVVRTPMIEITTIGAGGGSIAWVDKGGLLNIGPESAGSTPGPVAYGQGNTRPTVTDANVVLGRIDPDNPIGGKLDRLDVEAAGRAIDAEVGGELGLTTTQAAEAILTVANSRMAGAIRLVSIERGFDPKRFAFMPFGGGGALHTGAMLREVGIGSAIVPRYPGVTSAMGCVIADMRQDFVQTINALTATLDTDMLRTVMQRHVDDGLALLEAAKSRFDARDVLFELDMAYIGQTHTVSVPVEIAVRNGTVVAPSIADLEEAFDTAYKATFGRLLKAGTRRVINLRTTVIGRRSKFDLTTLAPGAGSMADAQTGTRRVHFGDSWHETAIYDRLALPVGAEIRGPAILVQPDTTVLVDPGLTGRVDRFGNTIITPDAAPESGG; this comes from the coding sequence ATGAGCCGCATGATCGGCGTCGATGTTGGCGGCACATTCACCGATGTCTTCGTACTTGATGAGGACAGCGGCGTGGCCGAGGTCGCCAAGGTGCCGACGACGCGCCCGGATCAGTCCGGCGGTTTTCTCGACGGCATCGCGCAGCGGGTGGACGATTTGTCGGGCGTCGATGTGGTCGTGCATGGCACGACGGCGGGCACAAACGCCCTGCTGGAGCGCAAGGGCGCGAAGATCGGCGTGATCACCACAGAAGGCCTGCGCGACGTGCTGGAAATGCGCCGCCGGGACCGCCCGCGCACATGGGGGTTGCGCGGAGATTTCGACCCCGTGGTGCCGCGCGATCTGCGGCTTGAAGTGCCCGAGCGCACGCTGGCCGATGGGACGATCCGAACGCCCGTGGACCTGGACGCCGTGCAGGAGGCGGCACGGGCGCTGATCGCGGCAGGCTGTGAGGCGGTGGCGATCCTCTTTGCCAACGCCTATGCCAACCCCGAAAACGAGGCCCGCGCGACCGAGGCGATCCGCGCGATCTGGCCCAATCCGCATGTCAGCTGCTCCTCGGAAATCCTGCCGGAAATCCGCGAGTTCGAACGGTTCTCGACCACGGCCCTCAACGCCTATCTGCAACCGGAGGTCTCCGGCTATATCGACCGGCTCGACCGCGCGCTCACGGATGGCGGCTTCGGCGGAGAGTTCATGATCGTGCAGTCCAATGGCGGTGTCATGGGCACCGATACCGCCTGCCGCCTGCCCGTGCGCACGGCGCTGTCGGGGCCAGCTGCCGGGGTCATTGCCGCCGGTCACATCGCCCGCGTGGCGGGGTTCGAGAACGTTGTCACCGGCGACATGGGCGGCACCAGTTTCGATGTGGCCCTGATCGCTGAAGGCCAATCCCAGATCGCCGCCCAGAACGCCGTGGATTTCGGCATGGTCGTGCGCACCCCGATGATCGAGATCACGACGATCGGAGCGGGTGGCGGGTCCATCGCCTGGGTCGACAAGGGTGGCCTTCTGAATATCGGCCCCGAAAGTGCAGGCTCCACCCCCGGCCCCGTGGCCTATGGGCAGGGCAACACACGCCCCACGGTGACGGACGCGAATGTGGTGCTGGGTCGGATTGACCCGGACAACCCCATCGGCGGCAAGCTGGATCGGTTGGACGTGGAAGCCGCTGGCCGCGCCATCGACGCGGAGGTGGGCGGGGAACTTGGCCTGACTACGACCCAGGCCGCCGAGGCGATCCTGACTGTCGCCAATTCCCGCATGGCGGGGGCGATCCGGTTGGTCTCTATCGAGCGGGGCTTTGATCCGAAGCGTTTTGCCTTCATGCCGTTTGGCGGCGGCGGTGCGCTCCATACCGGCGCGATGCTGCGCGAGGTTGGCATCGGCTCTGCCATCGTGCCGCGATATCCCGGCGTGACCTCGGCGATGGGCTGCGTGATTGCCGACATGCGGCAGGATTTCGTGCAGACGATCAACGCTCTGACCGCCACGCTCGACACTGATATGTTGCGGACGGTCATGCAGCGCCATGTCGACGACGGGCTGGCGCTTCTGGAGGCCGCGAAATCCCGGTTCGACGCACGCGATGTGCTGTTTGAACTGGACATGGCCTATATCGGGCAGACCCACACGGTCTCGGTGCCGGTGGAGATCGCTGTGCGAAACGGCACCGTGGTCGCGCCCAGTATCGCCGATCTCGAAGAGGCCTTCGATACGGCCTATAAGGCGACGTTCGGCAGGCTTCTGAAGGCCGGAACACGGCGCGTTATCAACCTGCGGACGACGGTGATTGGACGGCGCTCGAAGTTTGACCTGACAACACTCGCGCCCGGCGCGGGGAGCATGGCGGACGCCCAAACTGGCACACGACGGGTCCATTTCGGGGATAGCTGGCATGAGACCGCGATTTACGACCGTTTGGCCCTGCCAGTGGGGGCTGAAATCCGCGGCCCGGCCATCCTTGTTCAACCGGATACAACCGTGCTGGTCGACCCGGGGCTGACCGGCCGCGTGGACAGGTTCGGCAACACAATCATCACGCCCGACGCGGCACCAGAGAGCGGGGGCTGA
- a CDS encoding cysteine hydrolase family protein — protein MITHIDPKRTALLTIDLQNDFLHPEGAYGRAGQGAGAISALPDRIRPVADSLRAKGGTYISAQFTLVPGPGDEPLIAPHLKALRPFLGKGDFAPGAFGHALVDTLAPADYTVEKVAYSALYQTRLEYILRALDIDTLIIGGIVTNGGVASTIRDAHLRNIHTILLSNGCAAFKQEVHDATLISLGSITPVVTCAEMLEILA, from the coding sequence ATGATCACCCATATTGATCCGAAACGGACGGCACTTCTGACCATCGACCTGCAAAACGATTTCCTGCACCCCGAAGGCGCCTACGGCCGCGCCGGGCAGGGGGCCGGGGCTATTTCCGCCCTGCCCGACCGTATCCGCCCCGTGGCCGATTCCCTTCGCGCCAAAGGTGGCACCTACATCAGCGCGCAGTTCACGCTAGTGCCGGGTCCGGGGGATGAGCCGCTGATCGCGCCGCATCTCAAGGCGCTGCGCCCGTTCCTTGGCAAAGGCGATTTTGCGCCGGGGGCCTTTGGACATGCATTGGTCGATACACTCGCCCCGGCGGATTACACCGTTGAAAAGGTCGCCTATTCCGCGCTCTATCAGACCCGGCTGGAATACATCCTGCGCGCTCTGGACATCGACACATTGATCATCGGCGGCATTGTCACCAATGGCGGTGTGGCCAGCACGATCCGCGACGCGCATCTGCGCAATATTCATACCATTCTGCTTTCGAATGGCTGCGCTGCTTTCAAGCAAGAGGTTCATGATGCCACGCTGATCTCATTGGGGTCGATTACGCCTGTCGTGACATGCGCCGAGATGTTGGAGATCTTGGCATGA
- a CDS encoding isocitrate lyase/PEP mutase family protein — translation MSLRTRLEADNILVAPGVYDGLTAALARDAGFEALYLSGAAVAYTRLGRPDIGLTSVSEMADTMALIRDRVDVPVIIDADTGFGNALNAQRTMRQYERAGANALQVEDQTYPKRCGHLSDKSLIPTGEMAGKIAAMADARASDETLIIARTDAVAVEGFDAALTRAEAYIEAGADVLFIEALRSEDEMRSVTDQFRGRIPLLANMVEGGATPIRSATDLEKLGFSIVIFPGGIVRAIARTAEAYYASLHEDGSNRPFADRMFDFDGLNERIGTSEMLIKGKRFEDSGRS, via the coding sequence ATGAGCCTTCGCACGCGTCTTGAGGCGGATAACATTCTGGTCGCGCCCGGCGTTTATGACGGGCTGACGGCTGCCCTTGCCCGTGATGCGGGGTTCGAGGCGTTGTATCTGTCCGGTGCCGCTGTGGCCTACACGCGATTGGGCCGCCCGGATATCGGGCTGACCTCGGTGTCGGAAATGGCCGACACGATGGCGCTGATCCGGGACCGGGTGGATGTGCCGGTGATCATCGACGCCGATACCGGCTTTGGCAACGCGCTGAACGCTCAACGCACCATGCGGCAATATGAGCGCGCGGGGGCCAATGCCTTGCAGGTTGAGGATCAGACATATCCGAAACGCTGCGGCCACCTGTCCGACAAATCCCTGATCCCAACCGGTGAGATGGCGGGCAAGATTGCCGCGATGGCCGACGCCCGTGCCTCGGACGAGACGCTGATCATCGCGCGCACCGACGCGGTCGCGGTCGAAGGCTTCGACGCCGCACTGACCCGCGCGGAGGCTTATATTGAGGCCGGGGCGGATGTGCTGTTCATCGAGGCACTGCGCTCGGAGGATGAGATGCGATCCGTGACCGATCAGTTCCGGGGGCGCATCCCGCTATTGGCCAACATGGTCGAAGGCGGTGCGACACCCATCCGCAGCGCCACAGATCTGGAAAAACTGGGATTCTCCATCGTGATCTTCCCGGGAGGCATTGTCCGCGCCATCGCCCGTACGGCCGAGGCCTATTATGCCAGCCTGCACGAGGACGGAAGCAACCGGCCCTTTGCCGACCGGATGTTCGATTTCGACGGCCTCAACGAGCGGATCGGGACGTCCGAGATGCTGATCAAGGGAAAGCGGTTCGAAGACAGCGGCAGATCCTGA
- a CDS encoding FAD-dependent oxidoreductase, translated as MSVRTTPDAGFDLHVPVLVIGAGACGLVAALSVQEGGGDVLVIEADAAPSGSTALSAGLIPAAGTTFQTKAGIHDDAERFADDIQRKAKGDNPQALVDLLSRQAGPTIEWLSDRYGLPFSVVSDFDYPGHSCRRMHGLPTRSGRELVDRLRATCEAEGIDIVCNRRATTLFIDNDRITGIEVQGPDGPERIGCDALVLACNGFGGNREMVTRFMPEIEDAVWFGHDGNRGDAIRWGEALGAGLMHLGAYQGHGNVAHPQGILITWAVITEGGVQVNAAGERFWDESQGYSEAGRAVLAQPGGIAWAIFDTRIAGVARQFQDFKDAEALGAIRTADTIKGLADATGLPEAALRSTLDGIPSSGTDAFGRMFHGKPLIPPYCAVKVTGALFHTQGGLDIDEDARVRRADGTSFPNIFAAGGAAVGVSGKGDSGYLSGNGLLAAVVLGHVAGRRAAMDTRTEP; from the coding sequence ATGTCGGTGCGGACCACACCGGATGCCGGGTTTGATCTGCACGTCCCTGTGCTGGTGATCGGTGCCGGGGCCTGCGGGCTGGTGGCAGCACTTTCGGTGCAGGAAGGCGGCGGGGACGTACTGGTGATCGAAGCGGATGCGGCACCTTCCGGCTCGACCGCGCTGTCGGCGGGACTGATCCCCGCGGCGGGCACGACGTTCCAGACCAAAGCTGGAATTCACGATGACGCGGAGCGTTTCGCCGATGACATCCAGCGCAAGGCAAAGGGTGACAACCCTCAGGCGCTTGTGGATTTGCTGTCGCGGCAGGCCGGTCCCACCATTGAATGGCTCTCTGACAGATACGGTCTGCCGTTCTCGGTCGTGTCCGATTTCGACTATCCCGGCCATTCCTGCCGCCGGATGCATGGCTTGCCCACGCGCTCGGGGCGGGAGTTGGTCGACCGGTTGCGCGCGACTTGTGAGGCGGAGGGGATCGACATTGTCTGCAACCGGCGCGCGACGACCCTGTTCATCGACAATGATCGGATCACCGGTATCGAGGTCCAGGGACCCGACGGACCCGAGCGGATCGGCTGCGACGCGCTGGTGCTGGCCTGCAACGGGTTTGGTGGCAACCGCGAGATGGTGACGCGGTTCATGCCAGAGATCGAGGACGCCGTGTGGTTCGGCCATGACGGCAATCGTGGCGACGCCATCCGCTGGGGGGAGGCGCTTGGCGCAGGTCTTATGCATCTTGGGGCGTATCAGGGGCACGGCAACGTCGCCCACCCCCAAGGCATCCTGATCACATGGGCCGTTATCACCGAGGGCGGCGTGCAGGTGAACGCGGCGGGGGAGCGGTTCTGGGATGAAAGCCAGGGCTATTCCGAAGCTGGTCGCGCGGTCCTGGCCCAACCCGGCGGGATTGCGTGGGCAATCTTCGATACGCGCATCGCAGGCGTGGCGCGCCAGTTTCAGGATTTCAAGGATGCGGAAGCGCTTGGCGCCATTCGCACTGCCGATACGATCAAGGGATTGGCAGACGCGACAGGCCTTCCCGAAGCGGCCCTGCGGTCAACGCTTGACGGCATCCCGTCGTCCGGCACCGATGCGTTCGGGCGGATGTTTCATGGCAAGCCCCTCATCCCGCCCTATTGCGCGGTCAAGGTGACTGGCGCGCTGTTTCATACCCAGGGCGGGCTCGACATCGACGAAGATGCCCGGGTGCGGCGGGCGGATGGCACCAGCTTTCCAAACATCTTTGCCGCCGGGGGGGCGGCCGTCGGCGTCTCGGGAAAAGGCGACAGCGGGTATCTGTCGGGCAATGGCCTGTTGGCGGCGGTGGTCTTGGGCCATGTCGCCGGACGCCGTGCGGCCATGGACACAAGGACCGAGCCCTGA
- a CDS encoding FAD-dependent oxidoreductase: MADRTVETPVLIVGGGPVGLTLAGELGWRGTGAMLVERRDGPTEHPKATLLGARSMEYFRRWGVIDAIYDRALPPEINYFITFSTRLTGYELHRVTSPSIRETIDRPPEVMARYRELSWSPYYKTQIGQQALEPVLLDYVGKQDDVDLRHGHRFIAFEEDAEGVTSKIEEIATGEMITVRSKYLAACDGGTSAIRKSLGIRMNGRGRMRPNISYFFESDSFLDLHGRGVGNLYFIFAPDAFGVVTAIDGARRWNYQLYFLDPTRSTEDVDPDDALFAMMGKPFDYKLKGVQHWHHHQSVARAFRSRPDGDIAGRTGRVFLAGDAAHLFPPTGGVGMNTGIGDAVDLGWKLDAVLKGWGGDDLLRSYEHERKPIAVRNSTISANNSDKIDMVMDETPAEVEQAGPEGDAVRSEVARKIRWMARQFNSAGTHLGYRYVGSPVIVADGTPEPPDDPGQVVPSTWPGSRAPHAWLSRDTSVRGPSTLDWFGRDFVLVVASEADGTPIEDAFADLGVPLRIVAMPNVDIKALFEVSLVLVRPDGHVAWRGDRVMTDEARQIAHQVTGHA; the protein is encoded by the coding sequence GTGGCGGATCGTACAGTCGAAACACCTGTTTTGATTGTCGGCGGTGGCCCCGTGGGCCTGACCCTTGCGGGGGAGCTTGGTTGGCGGGGGACCGGGGCGATGCTGGTCGAACGCCGCGACGGCCCGACGGAGCATCCCAAGGCGACGCTTCTGGGCGCGCGGTCGATGGAGTATTTCCGGCGTTGGGGCGTCATTGACGCGATCTACGACCGTGCCCTGCCGCCTGAGATCAACTATTTCATCACCTTTTCCACACGCCTCACCGGATATGAGCTGCACCGGGTCACGTCGCCGTCGATCCGCGAGACCATCGACCGTCCGCCTGAGGTCATGGCGCGGTATCGGGAACTATCGTGGTCGCCCTATTACAAAACCCAGATCGGCCAGCAGGCGCTGGAGCCGGTCCTGCTGGATTATGTGGGCAAGCAGGACGATGTCGATCTGCGTCACGGGCATCGTTTCATCGCCTTCGAAGAGGATGCGGAGGGTGTGACCAGTAAGATTGAGGAGATCGCAACCGGCGAGATGATCACGGTGCGCTCTAAGTATCTGGCGGCCTGCGACGGTGGCACGTCCGCAATCCGCAAAAGCCTCGGCATCCGGATGAATGGGCGGGGTCGGATGCGGCCCAACATCAGCTACTTCTTCGAATCCGACAGCTTCCTGGACTTGCACGGACGCGGTGTGGGGAACCTCTATTTCATCTTCGCACCCGATGCCTTCGGTGTGGTCACGGCCATCGATGGCGCGCGGCGGTGGAATTACCAGCTCTACTTCCTCGACCCGACCCGAAGCACCGAGGATGTCGACCCCGACGATGCCCTGTTCGCGATGATGGGCAAGCCGTTCGACTACAAGTTGAAAGGGGTTCAACATTGGCACCACCACCAATCCGTCGCACGCGCGTTCCGGTCACGGCCGGATGGCGACATTGCCGGGCGGACGGGCCGCGTCTTTCTGGCGGGCGACGCCGCGCATCTGTTCCCGCCCACCGGTGGCGTCGGCATGAATACCGGGATCGGTGACGCCGTGGATCTGGGTTGGAAATTGGACGCCGTGCTAAAGGGATGGGGCGGCGACGATCTGCTGCGGTCCTATGAGCATGAACGTAAGCCGATTGCCGTTCGCAACAGCACCATTTCCGCCAACAATTCCGACAAGATCGATATGGTGATGGATGAGACCCCGGCGGAGGTTGAGCAGGCGGGGCCGGAAGGTGATGCCGTTCGGTCCGAGGTCGCGCGCAAGATCCGCTGGATGGCACGGCAGTTCAATTCAGCCGGAACCCATCTGGGATACAGATATGTGGGCAGCCCCGTCATCGTGGCGGACGGCACGCCCGAGCCGCCGGACGACCCGGGCCAGGTGGTGCCTTCGACATGGCCCGGCTCCCGTGCGCCGCATGCGTGGCTGAGCAGAGATACCAGCGTGCGCGGGCCCTCCACACTCGATTGGTTCGGGCGTGATTTCGTGCTGGTCGTGGCGAGCGAGGCGGATGGCACGCCGATTGAGGACGCATTCGCGGATCTTGGCGTACCGCTTCGGATCGTTGCGATGCCCAACGTGGATATCAAAGCGCTCTTCGAGGTGTCGTTGGTCTTGGTTCGACCCGACGGGCATGTGGCTTGGCGTGGAGATCGCGTGATGACGGACGAGGCGCGGCAGATCGCACATCAGGTCACCGGGCACGCCTGA